The Eggerthella guodeyinii sequence CATGAAGATCCCCCTGGGCGACGGCCCCGATGCCGCCGCGTTCACGTACGGCAACTTCATCAACGCCGTCATCCAGTTCCTCATCATCGCGTTCGTGGTGTTCCTCATCGTGAAGGCCCTGAACAAGGCGCGCACGCTGACCACCCGCGGCCAGCACGCCGAGGAGATGGAAGCGCCCCACTGCCCGTTCTGCCTGGAAGAAGTGAACGAAGGCGCCACGCGCTGCCCGCACTGCACGGCCGAGCTGCCCGCACCCGCCGCGTCCACGCCGAAGATAGGCTAGCGCACCGGCTCGTAGTCGAGGGCCGATTCCTCGCCCGTGGCTTCCAGCTTGAAGATAACCGGTCGCAGGCCGTCGTTGCAGCTGCACACGGCCACGCCCGGTTTGCGAATCCAGTCGCCGTAATAGAACAGGCCGCCGTCCTGGCCCACCCCGTGCGCCAGCGCGAACACGTACTGGTAGATGGCCTTCCACGCCTCGTCGCAGAAGCCCTCGGGCTTCGCGTAGTCGGCTTGAAACACCTGGCCGGCCTCGAGCATCGGGCACGCCTTGAGGCCCTCCACGCCGAACTCGGCCGCCAGCTCCTCGTCGAGCGTCGTCTTGA is a genomic window containing:
- a CDS encoding TIGR04076 family protein; translated protein: MNKVRITVLKTTLDEELAAEFGVEGLKACPMLEAGQVFQADYAKPEGFCDEAWKAIYQYVFALAHGVGQDGGLFYYGDWIRKPGVAVCSCNDGLRPVIFKLEATGEESALDYEPVR
- the mscL gene encoding large conductance mechanosensitive channel protein MscL; translated protein: MKKFFEEFKEFINQGNVMDLAVAVVIGAAFTAIVNSVVSDLIMPIISLVTGGINFSDMKIPLGDGPDAAAFTYGNFINAVIQFLIIAFVVFLIVKALNKARTLTTRGQHAEEMEAPHCPFCLEEVNEGATRCPHCTAELPAPAASTPKIG